The sequence TTCCCAAATGCAGAAAATCAAGAAATAAAATTAAACATTTATGATAGCCTAAACCAAGATCAAAGATGGACAATTAAAAGTTCAAAAATAACTATCAATACTAGAAATCAAGGGGCTAAAGTAGCAGAATGTTATCCGAAATCTAATCGCTTAGAAACCTCTAATAACCATCCTGATAGCATTGACCAAATCTTTGAATTCAAAAACATTCCAGAAGAAGGACCTAATGTATACTTTATAAGTTGTAACACTAAAAACAAAGGAACCCTTTTTGTGTATGGAAACTCCGAAAACCACAAAGGAATTGGACTACGAGAATTTAACCCAACGGATACAGAGTTATACTGGATTATAGAATAATTACAAGGAATTTAAAGTAACAATATTTTTTATTTCCGAGAGTTTTTCAAATATTTAGAATAAGAGGCTGTTCTTGCTTTTTAGGACAGCCTTTCTTATAAAATAAAATGTACTTAATACAAGTTTTCCCATTCACAACATAAAAACGTTCATTCACAACATTTTTTTCATCTTCCTTTCTGGCAATTTATATTTTTATGAAAGAAGCCAAGTATTAGGTATAATTTAAAACCAAAAATGAGTAGATTTTTTGCTATAAACCTATTTCGCCTGTAAAGAAAAAAACACCTCAAATATTTTAATGTTATGCCAGAAAAAAATCAAGATAAAGACAAAACGTTATCACCCAATAGTGGTAATACTAAATATACAATTAATATTTCTATCGAAGATCCAGAGAAACATATTGAAATCCTAAAGATAAACAATACTATTCCTGGTCAAAAAAACATTGCATGGCTAGCTCAAAATCCAAACAACAATAATATTGTATATAGTGAAAACTATCCAGTATATATGCCTAATAAAAATCCAATTAGTCCAAATGTTACAATTAAAAAAGAAGATTAATCAATAACAATCACTCTATTAAGACAACAAAAAAATTTGATTTTCAATAAGTTATTCCACAGTACTATTGAAAATTTTCCTATAGACGCAAACAAATACACAATTCAAATTTACATTCTGTTCACAACAATTGACCCCAAAAAAAACAGCAACATTAAATAAAAATAGAAATTATGACAGCATCAAAACTACAAGAAATAATAGCTACAGTACGACCTAATCCAAATAATTGGAGTTTTTATGAAAATCAAATTCGAGATGGAGCCAAAAAGATATTTAATGAAACGGTATCAATAAAAGAACCGGATTTATACCCATTTGCATATGCCACTCAAATAATTGACAGAGGATTGGGTTTTAGTTTCATGTGCAACAAATTCACAAATGGAAGGTTTCGTTTGTACGAATGTTTATTAGTCTTTGTATATCAAACTTTTGAAGGAGAAAATATATTGGTAAAAATTCAAAAAGTGGAATACAATTATGACAGTGAGTAATTTTTTTAAAAATGAGCAGGTATTTCACTCACAACATAAAAACGCTCATTCACAACATTTTTTTTATTTGCTGTTGTGTTGTAAGCTAATTTTATAACAGAAAATAAAAACTAGCGCTAGATTTTTTTCAAAACTTGAAAAAAGTAGATTTTGTTACTTGCTAAACCAAACAAACTTGCAATAAAAAAGCAAGTAAGAATTTTTGAAAATAAATATTTTATACTCACAAATTCAACAAACTAATTAAATAATAACCTAAAATTAAATCAATTATGGCAAGTCAAAATCAACTTACGTTCGTGAACAAAGCTCCTGAAGGAGTAAATGAAGCTTATCAGAGCAATAATATGCCTGTAACTCCTCACTTTGAAAAAAATCAATTTCTTACTCCACACTGGCATCCAAATGCAAATGAAATTACTACATGTACAAAGGGTTCTGGACAAGTAGTTCTTATCTCTCCCAATCCATCGTCACCTCATCAACAAGGAACGGCTATAAAAAATGTTTACGATATGACCGTGAACCAAAGTGTTTTCATCCCAAAAGGTTATTTTCATTATTTCATAAATACTGGAACAGAAAATTTTGATCTTGAATTAACTTTCAGTAACCCAAATTTCGATATTCTTACTTTAGATAACGTTGTAAACCTACTTCCAGAATACATTAGAAAACCTTCTTTAAACGGGAATCCAACTATTGAAATTCTTACAGTTGAAAATAAAACTGAAACAGTTTAGTATCTAAAAAAAAGAGCCTTCCATAATTTTTTCGCAATCACAAATGGCAAGGCTCTCTTCTTTCAGTTAAATAATAAAAGTAAAAATCATGTCAAAAAAAGCAAATGAAGAAACGGATCCCGATGAGACTTCTACATATCAAGTAGTACTCTCTTCTCATGGTCGCCATATGTTTTTCGGAACTCAAAATAGAAGCTACCTTGTGGTAGCTACTAATTTAGACGACAAAGAAGTTGCTGTTCTTGAAATAGCCAAAAGTGGAGTAAGAGAAGTAGGTGGCACAATGCGTATTTTTCCAAATGAAACCAATTCAATGCTTATTAAAAATAGTGGCAGTAGCATTTTTGTTTTAAATAGATCAGAATCAGCAATTCAATTTTTTCCAAAAATTGGAGTATCAATATTTCTTGCAGAATAATAACATTTTAAAATATGTAAACATGAATGAACAAAAAGTAACTCCGCCAATATTTCCAAATTCTTTAATTATTGAACCAACCCAATCCAACCCTGAACCAAATATCAAAGGATTAGGCCCTTTGCAATATTTAATTGGAACTTGGACAAATCAAAATTTAGGGTCGTCTGAAAGAGGTGGAAAATTAATGCCTTACTCTTATAACTTATTGGCTCTTCCATCAATTGAAGCAAAGGAAAAATACATCCTAAAAAACTTCACCTATTATGAGGAAATTACCTTCTCTCCAATAAATGGAAATGTGCAGAATAGAGGAGGTAATTATAGTCAATATTCAAATGTAATTTTCTATGAACAACGCGTCTATTTTGCAGAAGGACCATATAAAGACAAACTAGTACATGCAGAAAATGGTTCGTGGCTTTTCTTAAAAATAGATGAGCAACCCTTAAATGCATATGGTGCTACTCCTGTAATTCCACCTCCAAACCCGCTCCCAGTGCAAAACAAATTAGCTACTATTGCGAAACAAATTTCTGTACCACATGGTAATTCAATTTTAGCTATTGGAAATATTAAAAACTATAATAATCTTCAAGAAAACTCATATATAAACGAAGGACCATTAGAAATTGAAGATTACCAAGGTAGTCTTCCTCAAGACGCAGATTCAATAACTCCTTACAGAATAAAAACAAGTACTCAAGGAGGAAACCCTCATCCGCTATTTAACACAAACCCAAACAGACCATTGCAGCAATCTACTGTTGATTATCCCTGTACAAAATATATTGAATGGAGTGTTGACACCGAAAACAAAGCAGCACTAGGTTCTGTAACAAACATTCCTTTTGAACAAAAAAAAGCTGATGTTTCAAACTACAAAGCACAATACTGGTTGCAATCTTTTAATTCTGAAAATGCATATACACAATTAGCCTATTCACAAACCATTATATTAGATATTCCAATAAATGGTAAAATAGTCAAATTTCCACATATCACGTGTAATGTACTAACCAAGAAAGAGTAAAGATCAATATCTATTGAACTTAAACTACTTAGATAGTAAAGCAAATCATTTAATAAAACTAACAAATACATCAAATATGGCTTCAAATACTTTAAGAAACCCTCGTGAACTTCACAATCTTAAAAATTTTATAGATCAAATAACAACAACGCTCCCTTCTTCCATAAAAATTTCAACTTCTATAGGAGACTCAGAAACTTTTTATAATCATTATGAAAACAGTCTGATATTTAACACCCGAATTCAGACTAATCCATTCGTTATTGTCTATTGCGAAAATGAATTAGATGTTATAACAACCTACAATGCCGCAACCAAAAATGAACTTCCGATTCGAGTTAGAGCTGGTGGTCATGATCATGAAGGAGAATGCAGCGGAACAAATACTATTGTAATAGACGTTTCAAAAATTAACCATATCAAGGTAGACCCAAAAACTAAAATTGCATCTATTGGTCCTGGGAATAAATTTATAAGATTAACTACTGAGTTAGCCAAAGAAGATGTAATGATACCTCATGGCACTTGTGCAACGGTTGGTATTGCTGGTTTCACCATGGGTGGCGGTTGGGGTCCTTGGACAAGAGAAAACGGAATGTGTTGTGAGTCACTTGTAGGTGTAGATATCCTCTTAGGTAATGGAGAAATTGTAAAACTCGATGTTGACAAAAATGGAAAAGTCCCAGAATTACTTTGGGCGCTAAGAGGAGGTGGCGGTATGAGTTACGGCATTGTTACTGAACTTCGCATTCAAACATTCCCTTTGCCTCCTGCTTTATATCGTTTTGAATTAGAATGGAACTGTTATGAAGATATTAGTATGTTATGTTTAAAAGAAACAATACCTACTATAAAAGTACTAAAAAATTGGGAAAGACTTATTCAAAGTGACGACACTCCTTCCTTAGTAGGAACTAATTTTAAAATAAACGGATTACCTTGGGAAAAGAATAAACCAATCGATGTAAATACCATTGCTCACAATTGCATTCTCTACGGGTATTGGAAAGGTGATAAAGCAAGCCTTGACGCATTTATCAAAAAAGAATTTACAGGTGATTTAGCCCCTTGTTGGAAAAACATAGAAGCCCCAACTGGAGCAGATTATCCAAAAGACACTTATGGTTTAAATTTAATGAATTCATGGGATAGAGAATCATTGCCTAGAATTCAAACTAAAATGGGATTCAAAAATGTAAATGGCATTCCTTTTAAACCAGATGAAGACAAACCTGCACCTCATAAAATAACGTCTCGCTTAGTCAATAAAGAAGGACTTGGCTATGAAGGTAAAAATGGGTACGAACAATTATTAAAAAGTCTAACATCAGACCTCATTTTAAAAGGTAACAGAACACTTGGGCTATTTACATATGTTACACTAGGTGCAATTGCGGGTGATTTTTATAAAAAACATCCGAATGGTAATGGTAGTGCTTTTCCCTACAAAGACAAACTATATACAATACAGTACCAATGCTGGTGGAACGCAGAAGGAAAAGAAATTGAAAAAGAGCAAGATAGTTTTGTATATGACAGAACGAATAGAGCTTTAGACTGGATAGAAAAAAGTAGAGAAATAGAAATCCAGAATACCTCTGGAGCCTTTATTAGTTTCAAGGATAACTCTATCCCTACAGAAACCTATTTTTCTTATAACTATGATAAGTTGAAAGAAATTAAAATCAATTATTCAAAAGATGAGTACAATCATTTTAGAACTCGTAAAACAATCATTTAAAAAATAAATCATGAAAAAAGACATCAAAATCAATTACATAAATAAATCTATTAACAACGATTTACCAAACATTTTTCAATTTACTAAAAATGATATACCATGTTTTGATCATTTAAAGGAAGGTGTTGCTTGGAGACCAGCAATAAATGGTAATGATCCCTTTGGAATGATAGAAACAAAGACGATTGAAGTATTAAAAACGGATAATCAAGAGGCAACTTTAACTTCAACATACAATCCAAATGTACAAGAAGAAGAATTAGTATTTAAATATAAACTTAAGGGACAAAATGCTCAAGAATGGGAATTAACATATGGTGAAGTAGCTATTATTTTTGCACGAAGAGAAGTTTCTGTCAACAAAAAATCAAAATATAAAAATCTAGGAATCTTCTCAATTGGAAAATATACAGATTGGTTATATAGCCATAACTTATGGGAGCAACCTGAAGAATTAGAAAATAGAATTTATAGCTTATTAGAATTTAATTTAACTGGAAAAAAATAATTGATATGTGTACAAGAATATTTAATAATTTCAATAAAGAAAATTTAACCACAGCTCGCAATATGGATTGGGCTACCGAATTACCGACAAGTCTATTTGTTTTTAGAAATGAAAAAAATACTCCAATGGTAAAAACAGGGACAAGTCCACAAAACGAAAATTCGCTAATATGGACAGCAAAATACAATAGTGTAGTAACCATGGTGGGCGATGAACGAAAATACGGAGCGTCCGATGGATTAAACTCTGCTGGACTTATGGCTAATTTGCTATATGATAGTAATGCTAGTTATGAGCGTAAAGATGGAAGCTCTTGTAAAAATCTAGATGTATTTTGTTGGCTACAATTTGTATTAGATACTTGTTGTTCTGTACAAGAAGTTGTTGAAAAATTCAGCAAAGAGGCAACACCTCAAATACAAATCATAGGTGGTATTGTACCTGGAAGTACAAAGCCTGCTTCTTTACATTTATCTATTTCTGACAAATTTGGTGACTCAGCAATTATTGAGGTAAATAAAGGAAAATACGTCATTTATAACAATCCAGAATTTAGGGTAATGACCAATGAGCCTTCTTATGCAAAACAGATTGAGCTTAATCAATATTGGAGATGGCAATGGAGCAATAAAAACAATTTCCCAAGTAACACTTTACCAGGTGGAACATTCCCATCTGACCGTTTTGCAAGAGCTTCTTATTATCTAAATCATTTATACACTTCAGTCAGCACAGATGATTCGTTAGCACAATCAAAATCGGTTGTAATGAATGCTTCTGTTCCAGTAAACTTTAAATCTGGTGATTCAAATCATCCAAACATAGCACAAACGCTTTGGACAACTATTTCTAGTCATAATGATTTAAAATACTTTTTTTGTAATTCTAGAACACTTGGAAACATATGGGTAGATTTAAATATAATAGATTTATTCCCTGCTCCTGTTTCACGACTTATTTTGGTTGAAGAAATAGATTCTAATTTCATAAATAAATCGCTTTACGGCTTCAAAAATAATGATTTCGAAGCTACTAAAGATCCATTTAAAGCTAATTAAAAAAGTAAGGCTGACAAAATAATTGTCAGCCTTACTTTTTATATTTCTATCTTCTTTAATGAAACCGCATTCATACAATAACGCAAACCACTTGGCTCTGGTCCATCTGGAAAAACATGTCCTAAATGTCCTTCACAAGTGTTACACACTGCTTCTACCCTAATCATTCCAAAAGATACATCTTTAATATATCCTATAGAATTTTCTTTTATGGGTTGTGTAAAAGAAGGCCAACCTGTTCCGCTTTCAAATTTTTCATTAGCATCAAAAAGTAATGTATCACAACAAACACAGCCATAAATCCCTGGTTCAAATAAAGAACAAAGCTCCGAACTATTTGGCCTTTCTGTTCCTTTTAATCTTGTGATTCTATATTGTTCTTCGGATAACTGAGCCTTCCAATCGGCTTCTGTTTTTACCACTTTTCTATCTGCTTCTGGGTTTCCTCTAGTTGCAAAACCTATAATAGTATTCCAATTTAGCATAAGTTATATTTTTTATTATTTAAAATTTAAACGACTATTTAAGAACTACATGATAATGCAGAACATCCTACTTTGTGCCTTGCCCAATCTGGTCGTTTTGCATACCATTTTTGATATTCTGGTTGTTCATCATAAGGCTTCAAAAGCATTTCATACATTTCATTTAGTAATTTATAATCTCCTTTATCAGCTTCGTCAATAGCCAATTGAGCCATATAATTTCTCAAAACATATTTTGGATTAACACGATTCATTGCATTTTTTCTATCTTCATCTGTCACTCCTTGGTGTTTTATAATTGAAAGATATTGTGTAAACCAATACAACCATGTATCCTTTGTAATATCTTTCACTTCTTCAACATTATAGAATGCATCTTTCAATTTTTCTAAAGCAGTTTCAATTGTATCATCTTGTTTAACTTGACTCAGATCTCTAAAAAAAATAGTCATGTCTGTTTCTGTTAATTGAAGATTCTCTGTTAACAAATAAATACTTTCTTTCGTTTTTTCATTTTCAGAGAAGAAACCTAATTTGTCATGCATCATTTTTAAATATTCAACTTCATATTGAATAGGAAAGTCGTTCAAAATTTTCTCTAAAGGTTCTGCTTCTTCAATTAAAGGAAATAAAGCATTCGCCAATTGCAACAAATTCCATTGTGCAATTTTAGATTGATTACCAAAACGATACCTCTTGTGCTCATTATCTGTAGTGTTTGGTGTCCAATTCGGGTTATAATCTTCCAGCCAACCATATGGCCCATAATCGATTGTCAATCCATGAATAGACATATTATCGGTATTCATTACACCATGAACAAAACCAACTCTTTGCCAATGCACAATCATTTTAAGCGTTTTATTGGCTACCGTTTCAAAGAAAGCTAAATATTTTTCTTTTCCTTCTAATGAAATTTCAGGATAATAATATTTAATAGTATAATCTACCAGTGATTTCAAATTTTTATCATCTTCTCTTGCTGCGAAAATTTCAAAATTACCAAAACGGATAAAAGAAGGTGCAACTCGTGTTACAATTGCTCCTTTTTCGTAGGCCGCATTCCCATTATATAGTACATCACGTAAAACTTCATCTCCGCTTAAAGCTAGTGCTAAAGAACGAGTAGTTGGCACTCCCAAATGGAACATGGCTTCACTACAAAGGTGTTCACGAATAGAAGAACGTAAAACTGCAAAACCATCTCCCTTTCGAGAATAAGGTGTTTTACCCGCTCCTTTTAATTGAAGCATTAAACTAACATTATTATTTTCTATTTCAAATAAATTAATAGCTCTTCCGTCTCCTAATTGCCCTGCCCAATGTCCAAATTGATGCCCAGCATAACACATTGCATACGGCTTCGTTTCTTTAAAAACCGATTTCCCGGAAAATACATTTAAAAATTCATCAGAATTTAAATCCTTTTCTGTTAGCCCTACACTTTGCGCAACGTCTTTTGACACATGTATGATGCTTGGATTTGATGGTTTTTTGGGTTCTACATAAGAAAAACAAGCACCAACAACTTGCCTAGGTTCATCGTTTTCAATTACATCTGCTGACAGTTCTTTTGTAAACTTATTTTTAATATTCAATATCATTTTTTCCACTTTTTAAAACATTCACATTAAAAACAAATACTACTTCAATTTATCTGCGTAGTAATTTCTTAGCTTCGCTATTTTTGGATCAATTACCGCTCTACAGTATCCAGCTTCTTGATTATCATTATAATAATTTTGATGATTCTCTTCTGCTACATAAAATACATCAAAAGATTTAAGTTGTGTAACAATCGGATTAGCATATACTTCCTGAACTTTTTGAAACACCTTCTCCGCGATTGCTTTTTGTTCCTCACTATGATATAAGACAATAGAACGGTATTGCGTTCCATGATCTGCTCCCTGAGCATTTAAAGTTGTAGGATCATGACTTGTCATAAAAATGGTTAGTAAGTCTTCATAAGAAATAACATCCGAATCGAATGTAACCTGTACCACTTCTGCATGACCAGTTCTTCCTGAACAAACTTCTCTATATGCCGGATTTTTAATATGCCCATCAGTATATCCCGATACAATTTGTTCTATCCCTTTTAACCTTTGTATAACTGCTTCTATACACCAAAAACATCCACCTCCAAAAGTTGCTAATTGAGAATTTTTCATTCTTACTGTTTTTTTAAAATTATTATAGCGTTACAAAGATACAATACATATAAATTATACAATTGTTAATACTTCCTCATTGTTTGTTAATTATTCCTTCCCAAACACAAAAACAGTTAATCTTATGAAAAACAGGTATTTATACCTATAAAAAGAAAATCATTTCATCTTAATTTTATACTGTAATATTACAAACAAATAAAGTGAAGTTCAGCAATCACATTAAAAAACGAGGCGGAACCTGAAAGGCCTTATGAGTAGGGAAACAAACAAATAAAAAGTCATGAGTCAAAGTTTAACAGCCTCTTCGGCACAAATTGATGTACTTGTAGTCATAGACACAGAATATATCAAAAATAATTTTCCAAGGAACACAGATCCTAACAATGCTCAAGGAATAAATCATAATAGTCAATATATGATTTGTTACAGCCCTAGAGGAATTGTTTCTGGTCAAGGAACTGCAGATTTAAGTTTTAAAGCTAATGTTGGAGATAATGTTTCATTTAGAAGCACATCAATTCAGCAAAATTCTGATGATGCCGTAATTCTTTACGGAATTAAATACTGGAAAGGAGATAAAGTATTTAATACATTTACTACAAATATTGTTACAAGAAATAGAGCCGTTCAACCTGATCCAGATCAATTAAATGGTATTCCTCCAATTTTAACGTCTCAAAACTTTACAAGTTACGATTCTAAAATTGCTAGAGGTGGAACTGAAAACTTCTATGTGTACATTGCAGTTTATACACTTGCATCTGATGGTCAAACACAAGAATTATATGGTTATTATTATTGGGATCCTCAAGTTGTAGTTCCTTCTTAATTTTTATCAACTTTATTTTATAAAGATCTAATTGAAAGCACGAACTTGGTTTTCCTTGTTCGTGTTTTTTTAAAATCAAAAATATAATGACACCTTCTATTTCAATTATTCAAAAAACAACTTTTAAAATTTTGATTGTGATTGATACAATTGAAATCAAACAGAAGTATCCAAACCCTAATAATA is a genomic window of Flavobacterium jumunjinense containing:
- the msrB gene encoding peptide-methionine (R)-S-oxide reductase MsrB — encoded protein: MLNWNTIIGFATRGNPEADRKVVKTEADWKAQLSEEQYRITRLKGTERPNSSELCSLFEPGIYGCVCCDTLLFDANEKFESGTGWPSFTQPIKENSIGYIKDVSFGMIRVEAVCNTCEGHLGHVFPDGPEPSGLRYCMNAVSLKKIEI
- a CDS encoding linear amide C-N hydrolase is translated as MCTRIFNNFNKENLTTARNMDWATELPTSLFVFRNEKNTPMVKTGTSPQNENSLIWTAKYNSVVTMVGDERKYGASDGLNSAGLMANLLYDSNASYERKDGSSCKNLDVFCWLQFVLDTCCSVQEVVEKFSKEATPQIQIIGGIVPGSTKPASLHLSISDKFGDSAIIEVNKGKYVIYNNPEFRVMTNEPSYAKQIELNQYWRWQWSNKNNFPSNTLPGGTFPSDRFARASYYLNHLYTSVSTDDSLAQSKSVVMNASVPVNFKSGDSNHPNIAQTLWTTISSHNDLKYFFCNSRTLGNIWVDLNIIDLFPAPVSRLILVEEIDSNFINKSLYGFKNNDFEATKDPFKAN
- the msrA gene encoding peptide-methionine (S)-S-oxide reductase MsrA, with translation MKNSQLATFGGGCFWCIEAVIQRLKGIEQIVSGYTDGHIKNPAYREVCSGRTGHAEVVQVTFDSDVISYEDLLTIFMTSHDPTTLNAQGADHGTQYRSIVLYHSEEQKAIAEKVFQKVQEVYANPIVTQLKSFDVFYVAEENHQNYYNDNQEAGYCRAVIDPKIAKLRNYYADKLK
- a CDS encoding inclusion body family protein, with amino-acid sequence MSQSLTASSAQIDVLVVIDTEYIKNNFPRNTDPNNAQGINHNSQYMICYSPRGIVSGQGTADLSFKANVGDNVSFRSTSIQQNSDDAVILYGIKYWKGDKVFNTFTTNIVTRNRAVQPDPDQLNGIPPILTSQNFTSYDSKIARGGTENFYVYIAVYTLASDGQTQELYGYYYWDPQVVVPS
- a CDS encoding heme-binding protein; this encodes MNEQKVTPPIFPNSLIIEPTQSNPEPNIKGLGPLQYLIGTWTNQNLGSSERGGKLMPYSYNLLALPSIEAKEKYILKNFTYYEEITFSPINGNVQNRGGNYSQYSNVIFYEQRVYFAEGPYKDKLVHAENGSWLFLKIDEQPLNAYGATPVIPPPNPLPVQNKLATIAKQISVPHGNSILAIGNIKNYNNLQENSYINEGPLEIEDYQGSLPQDADSITPYRIKTSTQGGNPHPLFNTNPNRPLQQSTVDYPCTKYIEWSVDTENKAALGSVTNIPFEQKKADVSNYKAQYWLQSFNSENAYTQLAYSQTIILDIPINGKIVKFPHITCNVLTKKE
- a CDS encoding cupin domain-containing protein, coding for MASQNQLTFVNKAPEGVNEAYQSNNMPVTPHFEKNQFLTPHWHPNANEITTCTKGSGQVVLISPNPSSPHQQGTAIKNVYDMTVNQSVFIPKGYFHYFINTGTENFDLELTFSNPNFDILTLDNVVNLLPEYIRKPSLNGNPTIEILTVENKTETV
- a CDS encoding protein adenylyltransferase SelO, whose product is MILNIKNKFTKELSADVIENDEPRQVVGACFSYVEPKKPSNPSIIHVSKDVAQSVGLTEKDLNSDEFLNVFSGKSVFKETKPYAMCYAGHQFGHWAGQLGDGRAINLFEIENNNVSLMLQLKGAGKTPYSRKGDGFAVLRSSIREHLCSEAMFHLGVPTTRSLALALSGDEVLRDVLYNGNAAYEKGAIVTRVAPSFIRFGNFEIFAAREDDKNLKSLVDYTIKYYYPEISLEGKEKYLAFFETVANKTLKMIVHWQRVGFVHGVMNTDNMSIHGLTIDYGPYGWLEDYNPNWTPNTTDNEHKRYRFGNQSKIAQWNLLQLANALFPLIEEAEPLEKILNDFPIQYEVEYLKMMHDKLGFFSENEKTKESIYLLTENLQLTETDMTIFFRDLSQVKQDDTIETALEKLKDAFYNVEEVKDITKDTWLYWFTQYLSIIKHQGVTDEDRKNAMNRVNPKYVLRNYMAQLAIDEADKGDYKLLNEMYEMLLKPYDEQPEYQKWYAKRPDWARHKVGCSALSCSS
- a CDS encoding FAD-dependent oxidoreductase, coding for MNLNYLDSKANHLIKLTNTSNMASNTLRNPRELHNLKNFIDQITTTLPSSIKISTSIGDSETFYNHYENSLIFNTRIQTNPFVIVYCENELDVITTYNAATKNELPIRVRAGGHDHEGECSGTNTIVIDVSKINHIKVDPKTKIASIGPGNKFIRLTTELAKEDVMIPHGTCATVGIAGFTMGGGWGPWTRENGMCCESLVGVDILLGNGEIVKLDVDKNGKVPELLWALRGGGGMSYGIVTELRIQTFPLPPALYRFELEWNCYEDISMLCLKETIPTIKVLKNWERLIQSDDTPSLVGTNFKINGLPWEKNKPIDVNTIAHNCILYGYWKGDKASLDAFIKKEFTGDLAPCWKNIEAPTGADYPKDTYGLNLMNSWDRESLPRIQTKMGFKNVNGIPFKPDEDKPAPHKITSRLVNKEGLGYEGKNGYEQLLKSLTSDLILKGNRTLGLFTYVTLGAIAGDFYKKHPNGNGSAFPYKDKLYTIQYQCWWNAEGKEIEKEQDSFVYDRTNRALDWIEKSREIEIQNTSGAFISFKDNSIPTETYFSYNYDKLKEIKINYSKDEYNHFRTRKTII